One Candidatus Krumholzibacteriia bacterium genomic window, ACGCCGGCCTGTACCAACGCGAGCACATCCCGGCCCGACTCGAACAGCACCAGCAGATCGTCCTGCTGGAAGAGCTCGCTCTGCAGCCGCCGTACCGCCTCTTCGGTGGAAAAGAAAGACGTCTTGATCTCGGGCGGGACACAGGAGGTGTAGAAGCGGCGCTCCCAGTCGCTGGTGGCCACGCGGTCGTTGGCCACGACGATACGGTCGGGCTTGACGTAAGGAACCCAGCCCAGC contains:
- a CDS encoding PTS sugar transporter subunit IIB; translated protein: MPIKLARIDDRLIHGQVVLGWVPYVKPDRIVVANDRVATSDWERRFYTSCVPPEIKTSFFSTEEAVRRLQSELFQQDDLLVLFESGRDVLALVQAGVGLKQVNVGGLHYRERSVELLPFVFLTEEERSYLRELVKFGVTLSAQDIPSNAARVINSLVV